In a genomic window of Gossypium arboreum isolate Shixiya-1 chromosome 9, ASM2569848v2, whole genome shotgun sequence:
- the LOC108455629 gene encoding uncharacterized protein LOC108455629, translating to MNDLDCTPEQKLKGTVSLLRDEGHQWWLTVEEGTQLDPLSWDFFKTTFQSKYVRASCMNARRCKFMNLTQCDKSVAEYEAEFLKLSRYAQGMMLSKYKRCAKITEDVKRVKRQNRDQEKGKNKRDSESFSSVLRPKEKARSDGPIRVGVPAALIGIQPCSDCGKCHPGECWRRIGACLRCRSLKHCIRDCPQQVD from the exons ATGAATGATTTGGACTGTACTCCtgagcagaaactaaaaggtaCAGTCTCTTTGCTTCGCGATGAGGGTCatcagtggtggttgacagttGAGGAGGGTACCCAGCTTGATCCTTTGAGTTGGGATTTCTTTAAGACCACCTTCCAAAGcaaatatgtgagagctagttgTATGAATGCTCGTAGGTGTAAGTTCATGAATCTTACACAATGCGATAAATCTGTAgctgagtatgaggctgagtttctAAAGTTGAGCCGCTACGCTCAGGGCATGATGCTGTCTAAGTATAAGAGGTGC GCGAAGATCACCGAGGATGTTAAGCGCGTGAAGCGCCAGAATAGGGACCAAGAGAAGGGTAAGAACAAAAGGGATTCAGAGTCCTTTAGTTCTGTTTTGAGGCCTAAGGaaaaggccagatctgatgggccGATTAGAGTGGGGGTTCCTGCTGCTCTTATTGGGATTCAGCCATGCAGTGATTGTGGTAAGTGTCAtccgggcgagtgttggaggaggattggGGCTTGTCTAAGGTGTAGGTCATTAAAGCACTGTATTAGAGATTGTCCACAGCAGGTAGATTAG
- the LOC108456192 gene encoding terpene synthase 10-like isoform X2 → MASCMFNSFSICSFPIQSKWKRFSYDGSSFRRLFVSFASRCEATNKISVEDNTVIRRSADYHPPIWDYDYVQLLRNDFVQDESYKEQSSKLKEEVRMMFENVVDPLEKLELIDTIQRLGLSYHFGDEIKKTLKNISIERGSTVASNKDNLYATALEFRLLRQHGYKVNQVGDIKASHNQDCKGLLNLYEASYHSLEGETMLENARKLAAKLLKQCLKENNDHQYLLMLVEHALELPLHWRMPRLEARWFIDVYEKKEDKNPIILELAILDYNIVQSMHQNDLRYASTWWKELGLGKTLSFARDRLMENFLWSVGMINTPQDGKGRRIQTKVNALITVIDDVYDVYGTLDELELFTDAVERWDINEIQNLPYYMKICYHALYNSVNEMAFDTLKEQGIDVLPFLKKVWTNLCKSYLLEAKWYYIGYTPTLREYIDNAWISISGSVMLGHSYLATDLITEEGLHHIQKYYPDIIYWSSIIVRLTDDLGTSSYELQRGDVPKSIQCYMNESGASEEEARDHIRKLIDAAWKKMNKDQMAKSPFSYTFIEVAMNLARISLLMYQNGDGHAIEDKETKDRVLSLFVNPISLPK, encoded by the exons ATGGCTTCTTGCATGTTTAATTCATTCTCAATTTGCAGTTTTCCCATACAATCAAAATGGAAACGCTTCTCATATGATGGGTCAAGCTTCCGTAGGTTATTTGTTTCTTTTGCCTCACGATGTGAAGCTACAAACAAAATTTCTGTTGAAGACAATACCGTAATTAGACGATCGGCTGATTACCATCCTCCTATTTGGGATTATGATTATGTTCAGTTACTTAGAAACGATTTTGTACAG GATGAATCATACAAGGAACAATCAAGCAAGCTAAAGGAAGAAGTGAGGATGATGTTTGAAAATGTGGTGGATCCTTTGGAGAAACTTGAGCTTATTGATACAATACAAAGACTTGGGTTGTCCTATCACTTTGGAGATGAAATAAAGAAAACTTTGAAGAATATAAGTATTGAGCGTGGCAGTACTGTTGCCTCGAACAAAGACAATTTATATGCTACAGCTCTTGAATTTAGATTGCTAAGACAACATGGGTATAAAGTGAATCAAG TTGGAGACATTAAAGCAAGCCATAATCAAGATTGCAAGGGACTACTCAACTTGTATGAGGCTTCATACCACTCATTAGAAGGTGAAACAATGCTGGAGAATGCAAGAAAGTTAGCAGCTAAACTTCTCAAACAATGTCTGAAGGAGAACAATGATCATCAATATCTTTTGATGCTTGTGGAACATGCCTTAGAGCTTCCTTTACATTGGAGGATGCCAAGGTTGGAAGCCAGATGGTTCATAGATGTGTATGAGAAAAAAGAGGACAAAAATCCCATTATTTTAGAGCTTGCTATATTGGATTACAACATAGTGCAATCTATGCACCAGAATGATCTTAGATATGCTTCAAC GTGGTGGAAAGAACTTGGCCTTGGCAAGACATTGAGCTTTGCTAGAGATAGGCTAATGGAAAACTTCTTATGGAGTGTGGGAATGATAAATACTCCTCAAGATGGAAAAGGTAGAAGAATTCAGACAAAGGTCAATGCGCTAATAACAGTTATAGATGATGTTTATGACGTTTATGGAACCTTAGATGAGTTGGAACTCTTCACAGATGCTGTTGAGAG ATGGGATATAAATGAAATACAAAACCTTCCATACTATATGAAGATATGTTACCATGCGCTTTACAATTCCGTAAATGAAATGGCTTTCGACACTCTTAAGGAACAAGGGATAGATGTCCTTCCCTTCCTCAAGAAAGTG TGGACGAATCTTTGTAAATCATATTTGTTGGAGGCAAAATGGTATTACATTGGATATACGCCAACTCTGCGAGAGTACATTGATAATGCTTGGATTTCAATATCGGGTTCTGTAATGCTTGGTCATTCCTATTTGGCAACTGATCTTATAACAGAAGAGGGATTGCACCACATCCAGAAATATTACCCCGATATAATTTATTGGTCGTCCATAATTGTACGATTAACAGATGATTTAGGGACATCATCG TATGAGCTCCAAAGAGGTGATGTTCCTAAATCAATTCAATGTTATATGAACGAAAGTGGAGCATCTGAAGAAGAAGCTCGTGACCACATAAGGAAACTAATTGATGCAGCATGGAAGAAGATGAATAAAGATCAAATGGCTAAATCTCCTTTCTCTTATACGTTTATTGAGGTTGCTATGAACCTTGCAAGAATATCTTTATTGATGTACCAAAATGGTGATGGTCATGCTATTGAAGATAAAGAAACCAAGGATAGAGTGTTATCATTATTCGTTAACCCAATTTCTTTACCCAAATAA
- the LOC108456192 gene encoding terpene synthase 10-like isoform X1 has product MASCMFNSFSICSFPIQSKWKRFSYDGSSFRRLFVSFASRCEATNKISVEDNTVIRRSADYHPPIWDYDYVQLLRNDFVQDESYKEQSSKLKEEVRMMFENVVDPLEKLELIDTIQRLGLSYHFGDEIKKTLKNISIERGSTVASNKDNLYATALEFRLLRQHGYKVNQDVFACFMDEVGDIKASHNQDCKGLLNLYEASYHSLEGETMLENARKLAAKLLKQCLKENNDHQYLLMLVEHALELPLHWRMPRLEARWFIDVYEKKEDKNPIILELAILDYNIVQSMHQNDLRYASTWWKELGLGKTLSFARDRLMENFLWSVGMINTPQDGKGRRIQTKVNALITVIDDVYDVYGTLDELELFTDAVERWDINEIQNLPYYMKICYHALYNSVNEMAFDTLKEQGIDVLPFLKKVWTNLCKSYLLEAKWYYIGYTPTLREYIDNAWISISGSVMLGHSYLATDLITEEGLHHIQKYYPDIIYWSSIIVRLTDDLGTSSYELQRGDVPKSIQCYMNESGASEEEARDHIRKLIDAAWKKMNKDQMAKSPFSYTFIEVAMNLARISLLMYQNGDGHAIEDKETKDRVLSLFVNPISLPK; this is encoded by the exons ATGGCTTCTTGCATGTTTAATTCATTCTCAATTTGCAGTTTTCCCATACAATCAAAATGGAAACGCTTCTCATATGATGGGTCAAGCTTCCGTAGGTTATTTGTTTCTTTTGCCTCACGATGTGAAGCTACAAACAAAATTTCTGTTGAAGACAATACCGTAATTAGACGATCGGCTGATTACCATCCTCCTATTTGGGATTATGATTATGTTCAGTTACTTAGAAACGATTTTGTACAG GATGAATCATACAAGGAACAATCAAGCAAGCTAAAGGAAGAAGTGAGGATGATGTTTGAAAATGTGGTGGATCCTTTGGAGAAACTTGAGCTTATTGATACAATACAAAGACTTGGGTTGTCCTATCACTTTGGAGATGAAATAAAGAAAACTTTGAAGAATATAAGTATTGAGCGTGGCAGTACTGTTGCCTCGAACAAAGACAATTTATATGCTACAGCTCTTGAATTTAGATTGCTAAGACAACATGGGTATAAAGTGAATCAAG ATGTTTTCGCTTGTTTCATGGATGAAGTTGGAGACATTAAAGCAAGCCATAATCAAGATTGCAAGGGACTACTCAACTTGTATGAGGCTTCATACCACTCATTAGAAGGTGAAACAATGCTGGAGAATGCAAGAAAGTTAGCAGCTAAACTTCTCAAACAATGTCTGAAGGAGAACAATGATCATCAATATCTTTTGATGCTTGTGGAACATGCCTTAGAGCTTCCTTTACATTGGAGGATGCCAAGGTTGGAAGCCAGATGGTTCATAGATGTGTATGAGAAAAAAGAGGACAAAAATCCCATTATTTTAGAGCTTGCTATATTGGATTACAACATAGTGCAATCTATGCACCAGAATGATCTTAGATATGCTTCAAC GTGGTGGAAAGAACTTGGCCTTGGCAAGACATTGAGCTTTGCTAGAGATAGGCTAATGGAAAACTTCTTATGGAGTGTGGGAATGATAAATACTCCTCAAGATGGAAAAGGTAGAAGAATTCAGACAAAGGTCAATGCGCTAATAACAGTTATAGATGATGTTTATGACGTTTATGGAACCTTAGATGAGTTGGAACTCTTCACAGATGCTGTTGAGAG ATGGGATATAAATGAAATACAAAACCTTCCATACTATATGAAGATATGTTACCATGCGCTTTACAATTCCGTAAATGAAATGGCTTTCGACACTCTTAAGGAACAAGGGATAGATGTCCTTCCCTTCCTCAAGAAAGTG TGGACGAATCTTTGTAAATCATATTTGTTGGAGGCAAAATGGTATTACATTGGATATACGCCAACTCTGCGAGAGTACATTGATAATGCTTGGATTTCAATATCGGGTTCTGTAATGCTTGGTCATTCCTATTTGGCAACTGATCTTATAACAGAAGAGGGATTGCACCACATCCAGAAATATTACCCCGATATAATTTATTGGTCGTCCATAATTGTACGATTAACAGATGATTTAGGGACATCATCG TATGAGCTCCAAAGAGGTGATGTTCCTAAATCAATTCAATGTTATATGAACGAAAGTGGAGCATCTGAAGAAGAAGCTCGTGACCACATAAGGAAACTAATTGATGCAGCATGGAAGAAGATGAATAAAGATCAAATGGCTAAATCTCCTTTCTCTTATACGTTTATTGAGGTTGCTATGAACCTTGCAAGAATATCTTTATTGATGTACCAAAATGGTGATGGTCATGCTATTGAAGATAAAGAAACCAAGGATAGAGTGTTATCATTATTCGTTAACCCAATTTCTTTACCCAAATAA